One stretch of Procambarus clarkii isolate CNS0578487 chromosome 35, FALCON_Pclarkii_2.0, whole genome shotgun sequence DNA includes these proteins:
- the LOC123768545 gene encoding circumsporozoite protein-like codes for MECADNSAHVECADNCAHVECADNCAHGECADNSVHGECADNSVHGECADNSVHGECADNSAHGECADNSVHGECADNSVHGECADNSAHGECADNGAHGECADNSVHGECADNSAHGECADNGAHGNVLTTVSWECADNSAHGNVLTTVFMGMC; via the coding sequence ATGGAATGTGCTGACAACAGTGCTCATGTGGAATGTGCTGACAACTGTGCTCATGTGGAATGTGCTGACAACTGTGCTCATGGGGAATGTGCTGACAACAGTGTTCATGGGGAATGTGCTGACAACAGTGTTCATGGGGAATGTGCTGACAACAGTGTTCATGGGGAATGTGCTGACAACAGTGCTCATGGGGAATGTGCTGACAACAGTGTTCATGGGGAATGTGCTGACAACAGTGTTCATGGGGAATGTGCTGACAACAGTGCTCATGGGGAATGTGCTGACAACGGTGCTCATGGGGAATGTGCTGACAACAGTGTTCATGGGGAATGTGCTGACAACAGTGCTCATGGGGAATGTGCTGACAACGGTGCTCATGGGAATGTGCTGACAACAGTTTCATGGGAATGTGCTGACAACAGTGCTCATGGGAATGTGCTGACAACAGTGTTCATGGGAATGTGCTGA